In the genome of Thermococcus sp. 21S7, the window TCTTCACGGTAACCCGCGAGAAGGGGCGGACGGTTATGGTCGGAGAGTTCAGAACCGACTGGTGGCTGCCGAGCCATTCCTCCTTCAACGGCACCGACCGCGCTGAGGTGATCGGTTCAAGGGCGGTTATTTACCAGCCTGACGGTTCAATCTTTGTTGAGGGGGAAAAGGCCGGGGTTGAGCTCTTTAGGGTAGGTTATCCTTACTCACCCGTCTTTGAGCGTTTGAAGCCGGAGAAGGGTTACACACTGAAACTGTGCTGTGCCAACCTCACCGTTGAGGATGTGGGGGGGATAAACGGCAGGGATTGCCTCATGGTGCGAGCGGAGACAGAGGATGCCGTCCTCAAGCTCGTCATCGACTCCAAGACCCGCCTGCTCCTGTGGGAATACGGTGTTTTGAAAGATGGGGAAAGTCACCGGTGGGAGGAGTGGCTCGTCTCTTCTAATTGAGCTCCTTCACCTTTATAAACCCCTCAACGAAGCACCCCCCATGAGCCACTACTACTCCGAGGAGCCCAATGTCCCGCTGAAGACGAAGACCATAGAGGTCTGCCTCAGGGGGCAGTGCTTCAGGTTCATCACAGCGAGCGGTGTCTTTTCCTTCGGGAAGCTAGACAGGGGAACGGAGTTGCTCATAGAGAGCATGATACTCGATGAGGACTGGCGCGTCCTCGACCTGGGCTGCGGCTATGGGGCGATAGGAATAGTGGCATCGCGCTTCGTGGGCCATGTCGTCATGACCGACGTGAACAGAAGGGCCGTCAGCATAGCGAGGAAAAATTTAAAAATCAACGGCGTTAGAAACGCCGAGGTGAGATGGGGAAGCCTCTACGAACCCGTTAGGGGCGAAAAGTTCGACGCAATCATCACTAATCCCCCGGTGCACGCGGGGAAGGAAGTGCTGAGGGAAATAGTTATAAACGCTCCCCGGCATCTCAACGATGGAGGCCTCCTGCAGCTGGTGATTAAGACGAAGCAGGGGGCAAAGTATATTAAGGCTCTAATGGATGACCACTTCACCGAAGTGAGAGAGCTGGCTAAGGGGAGCGGCTACCGCGTGTATGCCGGGATCGCCTAGCCTGGGATGGCGCGGGCCTT includes:
- a CDS encoding class I SAM-dependent methyltransferase, giving the protein MSHYYSEEPNVPLKTKTIEVCLRGQCFRFITASGVFSFGKLDRGTELLIESMILDEDWRVLDLGCGYGAIGIVASRFVGHVVMTDVNRRAVSIARKNLKINGVRNAEVRWGSLYEPVRGEKFDAIITNPPVHAGKEVLREIVINAPRHLNDGGLLQLVIKTKQGAKYIKALMDDHFTEVRELAKGSGYRVYAGIA